One part of the Streptomyces lienomycini genome encodes these proteins:
- a CDS encoding 6-pyruvoyl trahydropterin synthase family protein — MFSITVRDHIMVAHSFRGDVFGPAQRLHGATFLVDATFRREQLDEDDIVVDIGLATRELGAVVAELNYRNLDNEPDFAGVNTSTEFLAKVVADRLAERVHKGALGEGARGLAGLAVTLHESHVAWASYERAL, encoded by the coding sequence TTGTTCAGCATCACCGTCCGCGATCACATCATGGTCGCCCACAGTTTCCGCGGCGACGTCTTCGGGCCCGCGCAACGCCTGCACGGAGCCACGTTCCTCGTGGACGCCACCTTCCGGCGCGAGCAGCTGGACGAGGACGACATCGTCGTCGACATCGGTCTGGCCACCCGGGAACTGGGCGCCGTCGTCGCCGAGTTGAACTACCGCAACCTCGACAACGAACCCGACTTCGCCGGCGTCAACACGTCCACGGAGTTCCTGGCCAAGGTCGTCGCCGACCGGCTCGCCGAGCGCGTGCACAAGGGGGCGCTCGGTGAGGGTGCCCGGGGGCTGGCCGGTCTCGCCGTGACCCTGCACGAGTCGCACGTCGCCTGGGCGAGTTACGAGCGGGCGCTGTGA
- a CDS encoding TetR/AcrR family transcriptional regulator: protein MAETPTLRERARRAARAEIADTAMRLFAEKGFEATTIDQITSAVGISRRSFFHYFGSKEDLVLGDTEALGEAVRAALEARPDDESAWTAIRAAFLAIRPADRTPEQQLILARIHHEAPSIRARHLEKHLRWQELLAPDIQRRLGLPPTTTPDPRALAFVAAALACLDAAVDAWYRSGGAEDPEHLFDEAVATLRR from the coding sequence ATGGCCGAGACCCCCACGCTTCGAGAGCGCGCACGCCGCGCCGCACGCGCGGAGATCGCCGACACCGCCATGCGGCTCTTCGCGGAGAAGGGCTTCGAGGCGACGACCATCGACCAGATCACCAGCGCCGTGGGCATCTCGCGCCGCTCCTTCTTCCACTACTTCGGCAGCAAGGAGGACCTCGTCCTCGGCGACACCGAGGCGCTGGGCGAGGCGGTACGGGCCGCGCTGGAGGCACGCCCGGACGACGAGTCGGCCTGGACGGCCATCCGGGCGGCCTTCCTGGCCATCCGGCCGGCGGACAGGACCCCGGAGCAGCAGCTCATCCTCGCCCGCATCCACCACGAGGCGCCCTCCATACGCGCCCGGCACCTGGAGAAGCACCTGCGCTGGCAGGAACTGCTCGCCCCCGACATCCAGCGCCGCCTCGGCCTTCCCCCGACCACGACCCCGGACCCCCGGGCCCTGGCTTTCGTCGCCGCCGCCCTGGCCTGCTTGGACGCGGCCGTCGACGCCTGGTACCGCTCCGGCGGCGCGGAGGACCCGGAGCACCTCTTCGACGAGGCGGTGGCGACGCTGCGCCGCTAG
- a CDS encoding ABC transporter permease subunit: MRQRVAGAAWRIVLAAGLVCGIGLLPRLTHTDPAYTVLKARSAEREPTPEVLADIRRQLGIDGGPWHTLGHWLGGLVRGDAGQSWISGGDVLPDVLQALGASLLLMGVALLVAVVTAGLICVRTLRLGARRRLGGRRGGGSVSAVLASLPEFLVASVLATVVGVQLGWLPALGWYGPQWTLLPALALGLPAGAVLGRLLDDLLPGAFGEPWALAAAARGLTGRSIARQAVRRCVPALLPNLGLFVVGLTGGAVAVEQVFDIPGLGRTTLQAALAQDLPVLQTGTLALVLLAALATGATRLAARLLTGPALRDGALSSLHRPAPPAGGLLPLLYGAVLFTVVGFGLARDPLALDTGERLRAPSLDHPFGTDSLGRDLLARVGHGALDTLLLAAAISAAALLVGVLLGLLPRVSAPLVDTVNAVPPVLVALLVTAVAGSGTATPALAVGAVAWAPLAAHTSSLLRQERATLHITATRGLGAGRVRLLRSELLPAVLPPVLRHALLRLPGVALALASLGFLGLGAQPPSPEWGLLLAENQPYAERAPWAVLAPAAVLALLGALAVSAAGGLRLPRRPSPRAAGAVERRAVAESEKEPAGAR; the protein is encoded by the coding sequence GTGCGGCAGCGGGTGGCCGGCGCGGCCTGGCGGATCGTGCTCGCGGCTGGGCTGGTGTGCGGGATCGGGCTGCTGCCCCGACTCACGCACACCGACCCCGCGTACACGGTCCTCAAGGCACGGTCCGCCGAACGTGAGCCCACGCCCGAGGTGCTCGCCGACATCCGGCGGCAGCTCGGGATCGACGGCGGTCCCTGGCACACCCTCGGCCATTGGCTGGGCGGGCTGGTACGCGGGGACGCCGGGCAGTCGTGGATCTCCGGCGGCGACGTGCTGCCCGACGTGCTCCAGGCCCTCGGCGCCTCCCTCCTCCTCATGGGCGTCGCGCTGCTCGTCGCCGTCGTCACCGCCGGGCTGATCTGCGTACGCACCCTGCGGCTGGGCGCCCGGCGGCGGCTCGGTGGGCGGCGCGGAGGCGGGAGCGTGTCCGCGGTGCTCGCCTCGCTGCCCGAGTTCCTCGTCGCGTCCGTGCTCGCCACCGTCGTCGGGGTGCAGCTGGGGTGGCTGCCCGCACTGGGGTGGTACGGGCCCCAGTGGACGCTGCTGCCCGCGCTCGCCCTCGGACTGCCCGCCGGGGCCGTGCTCGGGCGGCTGCTCGACGATCTGCTGCCCGGTGCCTTCGGCGAGCCGTGGGCGCTGGCCGCCGCGGCGCGTGGACTGACCGGGCGGTCCATCGCCCGTCAGGCCGTGCGGCGTTGCGTGCCCGCGCTGCTGCCCAACCTCGGGCTGTTCGTCGTCGGGCTGACCGGCGGGGCCGTCGCCGTCGAGCAGGTCTTCGACATCCCGGGGCTCGGGCGCACCACCCTCCAGGCCGCCCTCGCCCAGGACCTGCCCGTCCTCCAGACCGGCACCCTCGCCCTCGTCCTCCTCGCCGCGCTCGCGACCGGGGCCACCCGCCTCGCCGCCCGCCTGCTCACCGGGCCCGCGCTGCGGGACGGCGCCCTGTCCTCGCTGCACCGGCCCGCACCGCCCGCCGGAGGGCTGCTGCCGCTCCTCTACGGCGCCGTCCTGTTCACCGTCGTCGGGTTCGGGCTGGCCCGTGATCCGCTCGCCCTGGACACGGGGGAGCGGCTGCGGGCGCCCTCCCTCGACCATCCCTTCGGCACCGACTCCCTCGGCCGCGACCTCCTCGCCCGCGTCGGCCACGGGGCGCTGGACACCCTGCTCCTCGCCGCCGCCATCAGTGCCGCCGCCCTGCTGGTGGGCGTGCTGCTCGGGCTCCTGCCCCGGGTCTCCGCGCCGCTCGTCGACACCGTCAACGCCGTACCGCCCGTACTCGTCGCCCTCCTCGTCACCGCCGTCGCCGGGAGCGGAACGGCCACGCCCGCGCTCGCCGTGGGGGCCGTGGCCTGGGCGCCGCTCGCCGCACACACCTCCTCCCTGCTGCGCCAGGAGCGCGCCACCCTGCACATCACCGCCACCAGGGGGCTGGGTGCGGGGCGGGTGCGGCTGCTGCGAAGCGAGTTGCTGCCCGCCGTACTGCCGCCGGTCCTGCGGCACGCCCTGCTGCGGCTTCCGGGAGTCGCCCTCGCGCTCGCCTCCCTCGGGTTCCTCGGGCTCGGTGCCCAGCCGCCGTCCCCCGAGTGGGGCCTGCTCCTCGCCGAGAACCAGCCCTACGCCGAGCGCGCCCCCTGGGCCGTCCTCGCCCCCGCCGCCGTACTCGCCCTGCTCGGCGCGCTGGCCGTCAGCGCCGCGGGCGGCCTGCGTCTGCCCCGGCGGCCGTCCCCTCGTGCAGCGGGGGCGGTCGAACGGCGGGCCGTCGCGGAGTCGGAGAAGGAACCTGCCGGAGCCCGATGA
- a CDS encoding SDR family NAD(P)-dependent oxidoreductase — MGSIDFSGQTTVVTGASSGIGAAFARELARRGSDVVLVARRRDRLEDLASELRARHGVRVTAAPLDLSEPGAGRRLAADLAGRGIRVDGLVNNAGFGTNGAFHQEDPDRLTDEINVDVANLVDLTRAFIEPLRDSGRGVLVNVASAAAYTPSPDMAVYAACKAFVLSFTEALWYESRGTGLRVLSLAPGLTRTEFFDRFEGGAYQGSYETPEQVVATAMRTLDRGRRPSVQSGRRNAVMVSLPRLFTRRRTVLISGRVSARSSAGVGAAA, encoded by the coding sequence ATGGGATCTATCGATTTCTCCGGCCAGACCACCGTCGTCACCGGCGCCAGCTCCGGCATCGGTGCCGCCTTCGCCCGCGAACTGGCACGCCGTGGCAGTGACGTCGTCCTCGTCGCACGGCGGCGCGACCGTTTGGAGGACCTCGCCTCGGAGCTGCGGGCGCGGCACGGCGTGCGGGTCACGGCCGCGCCGCTCGACCTGAGCGAACCGGGCGCGGGACGCCGGCTGGCCGCCGACCTGGCCGGGCGGGGCATCCGCGTCGACGGCCTGGTGAACAACGCCGGTTTCGGCACCAACGGCGCCTTCCACCAGGAGGACCCCGACCGCCTCACCGACGAGATCAACGTCGACGTGGCCAACCTCGTCGACCTCACCCGGGCGTTCATCGAGCCGCTCCGCGACTCCGGCCGGGGCGTCCTCGTCAACGTCGCGAGCGCGGCGGCCTACACGCCCAGCCCCGACATGGCGGTCTACGCCGCCTGCAAGGCGTTCGTCCTCAGTTTCACCGAAGCCCTGTGGTACGAGTCCCGCGGTACCGGCCTGCGCGTGCTCTCGCTCGCCCCGGGCCTCACCCGCACCGAGTTCTTCGACCGTTTCGAGGGCGGCGCCTACCAGGGCAGCTACGAGACCCCCGAACAGGTGGTCGCGACCGCGATGCGCACCCTGGACCGCGGACGGCGGCCGAGCGTGCAGTCGGGCCGCCGCAACGCGGTCATGGTCTCCCTGCCCCGTCTCTTCACCCGCCGCCGCACCGTCCTGATCAGTGGGCGCGTCTCGGCCCGCTCCTCGGCAGGGGTCGGTGCTGCGGCGTAG
- a CDS encoding CDP-alcohol phosphatidyltransferase family protein, with protein MALNNTYDAHDSYDARPVQQETAVGAGAQVLLLVLLGPATGMGTAGWLTGLAFALASWAVLSRALHRSRLPVFGPANRVTLGRATLVGGVTALVADSFRSAPPAALLVGLTAAALILDGVDGRVARRTGTSTALGARFDMEVDAFLILVLSVYVATDLGPWVLLIGGMRYVFVAAARAWPWLTASLPPSTARKTVAALQGVLLLLAGADLLPRGANAGAVALALALLVWSFGRDVVWLWRRSRVVAAPVRAVPELVAR; from the coding sequence GTGGCCCTGAACAACACGTACGACGCACACGATTCGTACGACGCGAGGCCCGTTCAGCAGGAGACCGCGGTGGGGGCGGGCGCGCAGGTCCTGCTCCTGGTGCTGCTCGGACCCGCGACCGGGATGGGCACGGCGGGCTGGCTGACCGGCCTCGCGTTCGCGTTGGCGAGCTGGGCCGTGCTCTCCCGCGCCCTGCACCGTTCCCGCCTGCCGGTGTTCGGCCCGGCCAACCGGGTCACGCTCGGCCGGGCCACCCTGGTCGGCGGGGTCACCGCCCTGGTCGCGGACTCCTTCCGGAGCGCGCCGCCCGCCGCCCTCCTGGTCGGCCTGACGGCCGCGGCCCTGATCCTGGACGGTGTGGACGGCCGGGTCGCCCGCCGCACCGGCACGTCGACCGCCCTGGGCGCCCGCTTCGACATGGAGGTCGACGCGTTCCTCATCCTGGTGCTCAGCGTGTACGTCGCGACGGACCTGGGCCCGTGGGTGCTCCTGATCGGCGGCATGCGGTACGTGTTCGTGGCCGCGGCCCGGGCGTGGCCGTGGCTGACCGCCTCGTTGCCGCCGAGCACGGCCCGCAAGACGGTGGCCGCGCTGCAGGGCGTCCTGCTCCTCCTGGCGGGTGCCGACCTGCTGCCGCGTGGGGCGAACGCCGGGGCGGTGGCGCTGGCGCTGGCACTGCTGGTGTGGTCGTTCGGGCGGGACGTGGTGTGGCTGTGGCGGCGGTCGCGGGTGGTCGCCGCTCCTGTCCGGGCGGTGCCTGAGCTCGTCGCCCGCTGA
- a CDS encoding zinc-dependent alcohol dehydrogenase encodes MTRRARTARAFWLEAPGRGGIREVELPVPGPDEVLVRTLFSGVSRGTETLVFGGRVPANQYAAMRAPFQDGDFPGPVKYGYLNVGVVEEGPERLVGRTVFCLYPHQTRYVVPAAAVTPVPPSVPAGRAVLAGTVETAVNALWDAAPLVGDRITVVGGGMVGCSVAALLSRFPGVRVELVDADPARAGVAEALGVGFASPADAAGDRDLVVHASATEAGLARSLELLRPEGTVVELSWYGDRGVRLPLGEAFHSRRLTLRGSQVGTVSPARAATRTYADRLALALELLAEPALDALVTGESAFAELPDLLPRLTSGEIPALCHRIRYDRSGIDIGNGTGGGRGA; translated from the coding sequence ATGACACGCAGAGCACGCACGGCGCGAGCGTTCTGGCTCGAAGCGCCGGGCCGGGGCGGCATCCGTGAGGTGGAGCTGCCGGTACCGGGCCCGGACGAGGTGCTCGTGCGTACGCTGTTCAGCGGCGTGAGCCGGGGCACGGAGACCCTCGTCTTCGGCGGCCGGGTGCCCGCCAACCAGTACGCGGCCATGCGCGCGCCCTTCCAGGACGGCGACTTCCCCGGGCCGGTCAAGTACGGCTACCTCAACGTGGGCGTGGTGGAGGAGGGGCCCGAGCGTCTCGTCGGGCGCACCGTGTTCTGCCTCTACCCGCACCAGACGCGGTACGTCGTCCCCGCCGCCGCCGTGACCCCGGTGCCGCCCTCGGTCCCCGCCGGGCGGGCCGTGCTCGCCGGTACGGTCGAGACCGCCGTCAACGCCCTGTGGGACGCGGCGCCGCTGGTCGGCGACCGGATCACCGTCGTCGGCGGAGGCATGGTCGGCTGCTCGGTGGCCGCCCTGCTGTCCCGCTTCCCGGGCGTCCGCGTCGAGTTGGTCGACGCCGACCCGGCCCGTGCCGGCGTCGCCGAGGCGCTCGGCGTCGGCTTCGCCTCCCCGGCCGACGCCGCCGGCGACCGCGACCTCGTCGTGCACGCCAGCGCGACGGAGGCGGGGCTCGCCCGGTCGCTGGAGCTGCTGCGCCCCGAGGGCACCGTCGTCGAACTGAGCTGGTACGGCGACCGGGGCGTCCGCCTGCCGCTCGGCGAGGCCTTCCACTCCCGGCGCCTGACCCTGCGCGGCAGCCAGGTCGGCACCGTCTCCCCGGCCCGCGCCGCCACCCGCACCTACGCCGACCGGCTCGCCCTGGCCCTCGAACTGCTCGCCGAACCGGCACTCGACGCACTCGTCACCGGCGAGTCCGCGTTCGCCGAACTTCCGGACCTGCTGCCACGGTTGACCTCCGGCGAGATCCCCGCACTGTGCCACCGCATCCGGTACGACCGGAGCGGCATCGACATCGGCAACGGCACCGGTGGCGGCCGTGGCGCCTGA
- a CDS encoding MDR family MFS transporter produces the protein MTPALASTSTSTSTGRPGKASGRRTAPLATLSPLLRLLILTQLAFNIGFFAVLPFLSEHLGQSVGMAGWLVGFVLGLRTFSQQGLFVVGGALADRYGIRPVVLAGCALRIAGFAWLGFAERTWAVVGAVLLIGFAAALFSPAVESEVARQAVGWEEGGGGDRTRVLALFTVAGQAGAFVGPLLGALLLAVDFRTVCLAGAGVFVLVLAGHAWLLPQRVPGRVQVPMKGGARLVLRNRRFLALCCAYGAYLLAYNQLYLALPAEVERAAGSQAPLAWLFALSSLLVVTAQLPVTRWAGERLTPRRSMVAGLALIAAGFTVVGLARPAGWTGTGGLVPAAGFVVLLTLGQMLVAPVARAWVPDLAEDGRLGLYTGALSSVSGVIVLAGSSATGLLLDTGLPVAVPWLVLAAVPLAAVGVLPRRSRREPTAATPASTLPTPTPTPSPAPPPGTSGS, from the coding sequence ATGACCCCGGCCCTCGCATCCACCTCCACCTCCACCTCCACCGGGCGGCCCGGAAAGGCATCCGGCCGCCGCACCGCCCCGCTCGCCACCCTCTCGCCGCTGCTCCGGCTGCTGATCCTCACCCAACTCGCCTTCAACATCGGCTTCTTCGCCGTGCTGCCCTTCCTCTCCGAGCATCTGGGGCAGTCCGTCGGCATGGCGGGGTGGCTGGTCGGATTCGTGCTCGGGCTGCGGACCTTCAGCCAGCAGGGGCTGTTCGTGGTCGGCGGGGCGCTCGCCGACCGGTACGGCATCCGGCCCGTCGTGCTCGCCGGCTGCGCGCTGCGGATCGCCGGGTTCGCCTGGCTCGGATTCGCCGAGCGGACCTGGGCCGTCGTCGGTGCCGTACTGCTGATCGGGTTCGCCGCCGCGCTGTTCTCACCGGCCGTCGAGTCGGAGGTCGCCCGCCAGGCGGTCGGGTGGGAGGAAGGAGGAGGCGGGGACCGGACGCGGGTGCTCGCGCTGTTCACCGTCGCCGGTCAGGCGGGCGCCTTCGTCGGGCCGCTGCTGGGCGCGCTGCTGCTCGCCGTCGACTTCCGCACGGTGTGCCTCGCCGGGGCCGGGGTCTTCGTGCTCGTCCTCGCCGGGCACGCGTGGCTGCTGCCGCAGCGCGTCCCCGGGCGGGTCCAGGTCCCGATGAAGGGCGGAGCCCGGCTCGTCCTGCGCAACCGGCGCTTCCTCGCGCTGTGCTGCGCCTACGGTGCCTACCTCCTCGCCTACAACCAGCTCTACCTCGCCCTGCCCGCCGAGGTGGAGCGGGCGGCCGGTTCGCAGGCGCCGCTGGCCTGGCTGTTCGCCCTGTCGTCGCTGCTGGTGGTGACCGCGCAGTTGCCGGTGACCCGGTGGGCGGGGGAGCGGCTGACTCCGCGCCGGTCGATGGTGGCGGGGCTGGCGCTGATCGCCGCCGGGTTCACCGTCGTCGGGCTGGCGCGGCCCGCCGGGTGGACGGGGACGGGTGGGCTGGTGCCCGCCGCCGGGTTCGTCGTCCTGCTCACCCTCGGGCAGATGCTGGTCGCGCCCGTCGCCCGCGCCTGGGTGCCGGACCTCGCCGAGGACGGGCGGCTCGGGCTGTACACGGGAGCGCTGTCCTCCGTGTCGGGGGTGATCGTGCTGGCCGGCAGTTCCGCGACCGGGCTGCTGCTGGACACGGGACTGCCCGTCGCCGTGCCGTGGCTGGTGCTGGCCGCCGTGCCACTGGCGGCGGTGGGGGTGCTGCCGCGGCGGTCGCGCCGGGAGCCCACGGCCGCGACGCCGGCGTCCACGCTGCCCACGCCCACGCCCACGCCCTCGCCCGCGCCCCCGCCCGGGACGAGCGGTTCCTAG